In one Pseudomonas sp. SCA2728.1_7 genomic region, the following are encoded:
- a CDS encoding zinc-dependent alcohol dehydrogenase family protein, with product MSRTIRFHKFGPAEVLKCEEHAAAQPGPGEVQVRVEAIGISWYDTLWRQNLASSQARLPAGLGHEMAGVITAVGDGVDDLAVGDKVASFPAESANDYPVYGESIVLPRTALTRYPDVLSPIEASVHYTPLLIAYFAYADLARVKPGQFALVTDASHCAGPSFVQLGKAMGVRVIAATKEAEEREYLLSLGAEKVIVTEEEDLLMRINKITDNRGVDVVFDGLGGPQMSLLGDVLAPRGSLVLYGLQGGNQTPFPACAAFQKNIQFFVHCIGNFTGKPELGITQDHVALQRALRDINQLTADRVLLPLKTRVFPFNEFVEAHRYMDECPCRERVALQVEPA from the coding sequence ATGTCCCGCACGATCCGTTTTCACAAGTTTGGTCCGGCCGAGGTGCTCAAATGCGAAGAGCATGCGGCCGCTCAGCCAGGTCCTGGCGAAGTGCAGGTGCGCGTCGAGGCGATCGGCATCAGCTGGTACGACACCCTTTGGCGTCAGAATCTGGCCTCGTCTCAGGCACGACTGCCTGCCGGTCTTGGTCACGAGATGGCCGGTGTGATCACCGCTGTCGGCGACGGTGTCGATGATCTGGCAGTGGGTGACAAGGTCGCCAGCTTTCCGGCAGAGAGCGCGAACGACTACCCGGTCTACGGCGAGTCGATCGTGCTGCCGCGCACCGCGCTGACCCGTTATCCGGATGTGCTCAGCCCGATCGAAGCCAGCGTGCACTACACGCCGTTGCTGATCGCCTACTTTGCCTACGCCGATCTGGCGCGGGTCAAGCCGGGGCAGTTCGCTCTGGTCACGGACGCCAGCCATTGCGCCGGTCCTTCGTTTGTCCAGTTGGGCAAGGCGATGGGCGTGCGGGTGATTGCCGCGACCAAAGAAGCTGAAGAGCGCGAGTACCTGCTGTCCCTTGGTGCAGAAAAGGTCATCGTCACTGAAGAGGAAGATCTGTTGATGCGAATCAACAAGATCACCGACAACCGTGGTGTCGACGTGGTGTTCGACGGTCTCGGCGGGCCGCAGATGTCGCTGCTTGGCGATGTGCTGGCGCCGCGTGGCAGCCTGGTGTTGTATGGCTTGCAGGGCGGCAATCAGACGCCGTTCCCGGCCTGCGCAGCGTTCCAGAAGAACATCCAGTTCTTCGTGCATTGCATCGGCAATTTCACCGGCAAGCCGGAACTGGGCATTACTCAGGATCACGTCGCGTTGCAGCGTGCCTTGCGTGACATCAACCAGTTGACCGCCGACCGCGTGTTGCTGCCGCTGAAGACGCGTGTATTCCCGTTCAACGAGTTCGTCGAAGCGCATCGCTACATGGACGAATGTCCGTGCCGCGAACGGGTCGCGCTGCAGGTCGAACCGGCGTAA